A genome region from Acidobacteriota bacterium includes the following:
- a CDS encoding molybdopterin-dependent oxidoreductase: MAALRTIRTVCPRNCYCTCGMLVTLDEHDGIVRIEGDPANPATDGHVCLKGLSYARRVGYRDRLLAPMRRRRDGEGFDQITWEEALSEIADALTRIRGSHGPSSVLCYEGSGSHGALNGLSMAFWRQFGGCTTTYGDLCWPAGLEATRLTYGANIHNHPRLTRESRFILIWGHNPAETNVHQWRLILDAQARGAIVAVVDPRSTDTTDAADVHVQPRPGTDAALAMGLARIIVDAGLHDTAFLDAHASGFEQYRARLAEYPVERVAEITGLDPTAIRDLALAYGRTRPALLIAGFGLQRHHRAGQTMRAVALLPAVTGNVGAAGGGWQYANLASHCLRALPLPPEPAGLRAIPVSQVARHLETLTDPPIRAAWIERGNPCSQNPAAPRVRAGLGSLDLVVVVDQFMTPTAECADFVLPAKTLFEEEDLVTAYWHPYVQWRAKILDPPGEVKPESEIWRLLCERFGYETTWFPTDRIAYLRALLPAGYELALEGLMERPLDLSGGGDVAFADRRFPTPSGKVQFAADEATERWGVEAVPAYAPLDEGHASALASRLPLQLLSCKTRDRIHSQFGNLDWVREVERSHVLDINPHDASARRITDGGRVAVWNDRGRIEVTARVTAGIRAGVVHILEGWSHAGDPDVNALTAEGITDMNHGATFYECLVDVERI; encoded by the coding sequence ATGGCCGCACTGCGAACGATTCGCACCGTGTGCCCGCGCAACTGCTATTGCACGTGCGGGATGCTCGTCACGCTCGACGAGCATGACGGGATCGTGCGGATTGAGGGCGATCCGGCCAATCCGGCCACCGACGGTCACGTCTGCCTCAAGGGATTGAGCTACGCCCGCCGAGTCGGCTACCGCGACCGGCTGCTCGCGCCCATGCGCCGGCGCCGCGACGGAGAGGGATTCGATCAGATCACGTGGGAGGAGGCGCTCTCTGAGATTGCCGACGCGCTGACGCGCATCCGCGGGAGTCATGGGCCATCGAGCGTGCTGTGCTACGAAGGCTCCGGATCGCATGGCGCGCTCAATGGGCTGTCGATGGCCTTCTGGAGGCAGTTCGGCGGGTGCACGACGACATACGGAGACCTGTGCTGGCCCGCCGGCCTCGAAGCGACGCGGCTGACCTACGGCGCGAACATCCACAATCACCCTCGTCTCACGCGAGAGAGCCGCTTCATTCTGATCTGGGGCCACAACCCGGCGGAGACCAACGTCCATCAGTGGCGGCTGATCCTGGATGCGCAAGCCCGCGGCGCGATCGTGGCGGTCGTCGATCCGCGCAGCACCGACACGACGGATGCCGCCGACGTCCACGTGCAGCCGCGCCCGGGGACCGACGCGGCACTGGCGATGGGGCTCGCCCGCATCATCGTGGATGCCGGTCTGCACGACACGGCGTTCCTCGACGCCCACGCGTCGGGCTTCGAGCAGTACCGCGCGCGCCTGGCCGAGTATCCCGTCGAACGCGTGGCCGAGATCACGGGCCTCGACCCCACGGCGATTCGCGACCTCGCACTGGCCTATGGCCGTACGCGTCCGGCGTTGCTCATCGCCGGCTTCGGGTTGCAGCGCCACCATCGGGCCGGCCAGACGATGAGGGCCGTCGCGCTGTTGCCGGCCGTCACGGGAAATGTGGGCGCGGCGGGCGGCGGATGGCAGTATGCCAATCTGGCCAGTCACTGTCTGCGCGCGTTGCCGCTGCCGCCGGAGCCGGCCGGGCTTCGTGCTATTCCCGTGTCGCAGGTGGCGCGTCATCTGGAAACGCTCACCGATCCTCCGATTCGGGCCGCGTGGATTGAGCGGGGTAATCCGTGCAGCCAGAACCCCGCCGCGCCACGAGTACGGGCTGGCCTCGGATCGCTCGACCTGGTGGTCGTGGTCGATCAGTTCATGACGCCGACCGCCGAGTGCGCCGACTTCGTGTTGCCGGCCAAGACACTGTTCGAAGAAGAGGATCTGGTTACCGCGTATTGGCATCCATACGTGCAATGGCGCGCAAAGATTCTCGATCCGCCAGGCGAGGTGAAACCGGAAAGCGAGATCTGGCGGCTGCTGTGCGAGCGATTCGGGTACGAGACCACGTGGTTCCCAACTGACCGGATCGCGTATCTGCGTGCGTTGCTCCCGGCGGGCTACGAGTTGGCGCTCGAGGGTCTGATGGAGCGGCCGCTGGATCTGTCCGGAGGCGGTGACGTCGCGTTCGCCGATCGGCGTTTTCCGACGCCATCGGGAAAGGTACAGTTCGCCGCAGACGAGGCCACGGAGCGTTGGGGCGTTGAGGCCGTCCCGGCATACGCCCCCCTGGACGAGGGCCACGCCTCGGCGCTGGCGAGCCGTCTCCCCTTGCAACTCCTTTCCTGCAAGACGCGCGATCGGATTCACTCGCAGTTCGGCAACCTCGACTGGGTGCGCGAGGTCGAGCGGTCGCACGTGCTCGACATCAATCCGCACGACGCATCGGCGCGCCGCATCACGGACGGCGGCCGCGTCGCCGTGTGGAATGATCGCGGCCGCATCGAGGTCACGGCGCGGGTGACAGCGGGCATCAGGGCTGGCGTTGTACACATCCTCGAAGGCTGGAGTCACGCGGGCGATCCCGATGTGAACGCGCTCACGGCCGAAGGGATCACCGACATGAACCACGGCGCGACGTTCTACGAGTGCCTCGTCGACGTGGAGCGCATATGA
- a CDS encoding amidohydrolase family protein has translation MPIGIRSSIRVSALVVLFSFLALAAGPVAQAPVRVDPATLVVHNGKIVTVDEAKPVVEALAVRDDRIVAVGTEAEIKPYIAASTRIIDLKGALAVPGIIESHGHFTGVGQAKLQLNLTKTTSWEQIVAMVADAAKTAKPGEWISGRGWHQEKWTKRPQPNVEGFPIHASLSMVSPNNPVVLEHASGHATFANAKAMELAGITKATPNPPGGEILKDATGTPIGVFRETAQGLFSRAERAAREKMTVQQRDADARRIVQLAAEECLSKGVTTFHDAGEPFSTIDLFKQMAQEGKLGIRIYVMVRESNARLVENLAKYKTIGFANNHVTLRTIKVTLDGALGSRGAWFLEPYTDLPGHTGLNTTPVDSVRETAKLAIANGYQLAIHAIGDRANREVLNIYEEAFKANPDKKDLRWRDEHAQHLNPADIQRFGKLGVIAAMQGIHCTSDAPYVLARLGAKRAEEGAYVWQKLMRSGATISNGTDAPVEDVDPIANYYATVSRRLKDGSVFYGDQRMTRMEALKSYTINGAFAAFEEKIKGSLTVGKLGDVTILSKDILTIPEDQIPSAKVLYTVVGGKVLYQAR, from the coding sequence GTGCCGATCGGAATTCGCAGTTCCATCCGCGTGTCTGCGCTAGTCGTGCTGTTCTCCTTTCTGGCGCTCGCGGCCGGGCCAGTGGCCCAGGCACCCGTGCGCGTCGATCCAGCCACGCTGGTTGTTCACAACGGCAAGATCGTCACGGTTGACGAGGCCAAGCCCGTGGTGGAGGCGCTGGCGGTCCGGGACGACCGCATCGTCGCGGTCGGGACGGAAGCCGAAATCAAGCCTTACATCGCGGCATCGACCAGGATCATTGACCTCAAGGGCGCGCTCGCCGTGCCGGGCATCATTGAGAGCCACGGCCACTTTACCGGCGTCGGACAGGCCAAGCTGCAACTCAACCTGACGAAGACCACGAGCTGGGAACAGATTGTCGCGATGGTGGCCGACGCGGCGAAGACGGCCAAACCCGGCGAATGGATCTCGGGCCGGGGCTGGCACCAGGAGAAGTGGACGAAGCGCCCGCAACCCAACGTCGAGGGATTTCCGATCCATGCCTCGCTGAGCATGGTGTCGCCGAACAATCCGGTCGTGCTCGAGCACGCGAGTGGCCACGCGACGTTCGCCAACGCGAAGGCCATGGAACTGGCGGGCATCACGAAGGCCACGCCCAATCCACCTGGCGGCGAGATTCTGAAGGACGCCACGGGCACCCCGATCGGCGTGTTTCGCGAGACGGCCCAGGGGCTGTTCAGCCGCGCGGAGCGGGCTGCCCGCGAGAAGATGACCGTCCAGCAACGTGACGCCGACGCCCGCCGCATCGTGCAGTTGGCCGCCGAGGAATGCCTGTCGAAAGGCGTGACCACGTTCCATGACGCCGGCGAACCGTTCTCGACCATCGACCTGTTCAAGCAGATGGCCCAGGAAGGGAAGCTCGGGATCCGGATCTACGTGATGGTGCGCGAGAGCAACGCCCGTCTCGTCGAGAACCTCGCCAAGTACAAGACGATTGGGTTTGCCAACAACCACGTCACGCTGCGCACCATCAAGGTTACTCTCGACGGCGCCCTCGGATCGCGCGGCGCATGGTTCCTGGAGCCTTACACGGACCTGCCCGGCCACACCGGCCTGAATACGACGCCGGTCGACTCGGTCCGCGAGACGGCCAAGCTGGCGATAGCGAACGGGTATCAGCTCGCCATCCATGCGATTGGCGACCGCGCGAACCGCGAGGTGCTGAACATCTATGAGGAAGCGTTCAAGGCGAATCCGGATAAGAAGGACCTGCGGTGGCGCGATGAACACGCGCAACACCTCAATCCGGCCGACATCCAGCGGTTTGGCAAACTGGGCGTGATTGCGGCGATGCAGGGCATTCACTGCACCTCTGATGCCCCGTACGTGCTCGCCCGGCTCGGCGCGAAGCGAGCCGAGGAAGGGGCGTACGTCTGGCAGAAGCTGATGAGGTCGGGCGCCACCATCTCCAACGGCACCGATGCGCCAGTCGAGGATGTCGATCCGATTGCCAACTACTACGCGACAGTCAGCCGGCGGTTGAAGGACGGGTCGGTGTTCTACGGCGATCAACGGATGACGAGGATGGAGGCGCTGAAGTCGTACACGATCAACGGCGCGTTCGCCGCGTTCGAGGAGAAGATCAAGGGGTCGCTCACCGTCGGCAAGCTCGGCGATGTGACGATCCTGTCGAAGGACATCCTGACGATCCCCGAGGATCAGATTCCGTCGGCCAAGGTGCTGTACACGGTGGTGGGCGGGAAGGTGCTGTACCAAGCCAGGTAG
- the metH gene encoding methionine synthase, whose amino-acid sequence MVTTDTATILAGILETRILILDGAMGTMVQRHNLAEADYRGDRFASHDRDLRGNNDVLALTRPDIIAGIHHAYLEAGADLIETDTFNGTAIAQADYGLEPYVYQINVEAAKLASRAAAEWTARTPGKPRFVAGAIGPTNKTLSLSPDVNNPSFRAVTFAQLRDAYAEQARGLLDGGCHCLLVETVFDTLNAKAALVAIEDVFDARQSRVPVMISLTVSDRSGRTLSGQTIEAFWLSVAHARPFSVGLNCALGAREMRPHLVDLERVATCHISCYPNAGLPNAFGHYDETPSETARIVGEFADAGLVDIVGGCCGTTPDHIRVIAQAVASLRPRTARIQRSQSLVPDPQSPATGFTQYAGLEPLTIRPDSNFIMIGERTNVAGSARFRRLIKERKFAEAAEVALVQVRGGANLLDINMDEGLLDAEWSMTEFLHLIATEPEIARLPIMIDSSKWSVIEAGLQAIQGKPVVNSISLKEGEAEFLHKARLLRRYGAAVVVMAFDERGQADTVERRVQVLQRAYALLTREAGIDPLDIVFDPNVLAIGTGLEEHATYALDFLEATRMLKATCPGAKVSGGISNLSFAFRGSDRVREAIHAVFLYHAIRAGLDMGIVNAGQLAVYEDVPANLREHVEDLIFNRRPDATERLVQLATTVTGAAQVRGADLSWREGTVEARLSHALVHGVLDFIDLDVEEARQKYERPIAVIEGPLMDGMKTVGELFGAGKMFLPQVVKSARAMKRAVAHLEPFMEEEKRQGGAEHRQRGTIVLATVKGDVHDIGKNIVGVVLGCNNYRVVDLGVMVPTDVILRTVVEERADMIGLSGLITPSLDEMVQVAREMERRGLRLPLLIGGATTSRQHTAVKIAPEYGGTAVYVPDASRVTDVVSNLLSEARHASFDAENRQAQAQLRERHKNRQARVLLAYDEALARRPGIDWAVESIAIPAAAGQRTVVDVDLGRLMPWIDWTFFFAAWGLKGRFPALLQHAEYGAAARDLYAQAQEALGGLAADGTLRARGVYGIWAAAADGDDLVCFGDETLQREVARFPMLRQQEVVEEGRAQLSLADFIAPLASRRADYLGAFAVTAGIGAEALASGAAARHDDYHAIMVKALADRLAEAFAEYLHARVRREWGYETGELPAADLTAGRYRGIRPAFGYPACPDHSSKRALFDLLDAPAVGITLTENCAMLPAASVSGLYFASPRAKYFTLGRIGRDQLISYAARRKMTLEEAERWLAPNLA is encoded by the coding sequence ATGGTCACGACCGACACCGCAACCATCCTCGCCGGGATCCTCGAGACGCGCATCCTGATCCTCGACGGTGCCATGGGCACGATGGTCCAGCGACACAACCTGGCCGAGGCGGATTATCGCGGCGACCGGTTCGCCTCCCACGATCGCGATCTCAGGGGCAACAACGACGTGCTCGCGCTGACGCGACCGGACATCATCGCCGGTATCCATCATGCGTATCTGGAGGCCGGGGCGGATCTGATTGAAACCGACACGTTCAACGGGACGGCCATCGCGCAGGCGGACTACGGGCTCGAGCCGTACGTCTATCAGATCAACGTCGAAGCCGCGAAGCTGGCCAGCAGAGCCGCCGCCGAATGGACGGCCCGCACGCCGGGCAAACCCCGATTTGTCGCGGGCGCCATAGGCCCTACCAACAAGACGCTGTCGCTCTCGCCGGATGTGAACAACCCGTCGTTCCGGGCCGTCACCTTCGCGCAGCTTCGCGATGCGTATGCCGAGCAGGCGCGAGGGCTGCTCGATGGCGGGTGCCACTGCCTGCTGGTGGAGACCGTGTTCGACACGCTGAACGCCAAGGCGGCCCTGGTGGCCATCGAAGACGTTTTCGACGCGCGTCAGTCCCGTGTGCCGGTCATGATCTCGCTGACCGTGTCCGACCGCAGCGGCCGGACGCTATCAGGCCAGACGATCGAAGCCTTCTGGCTGTCGGTGGCGCACGCGCGTCCGTTCAGCGTCGGGCTCAACTGCGCGCTCGGCGCGCGCGAGATGCGGCCGCACCTGGTCGATCTCGAGCGCGTGGCCACCTGCCACATCAGCTGTTACCCCAATGCCGGGCTGCCCAACGCTTTCGGCCACTACGACGAGACGCCATCCGAGACCGCGCGGATTGTCGGAGAATTCGCCGACGCGGGATTGGTCGACATCGTGGGCGGCTGCTGCGGCACGACGCCCGATCACATCCGCGTGATCGCCCAGGCCGTGGCCAGCCTCCGCCCGCGCACCGCCCGAATCCAGCGATCCCAATCCCTGGTCCCTGATCCCCAATCCCCTGCCACAGGCTTCACCCAGTACGCCGGCCTCGAGCCGCTGACAATTCGCCCGGACAGCAATTTCATCATGATCGGCGAGCGGACCAACGTGGCCGGCTCGGCACGTTTCCGCCGGCTCATCAAGGAGCGGAAGTTCGCCGAGGCCGCCGAGGTGGCGCTCGTCCAGGTGCGGGGCGGCGCCAACCTGCTCGACATCAACATGGACGAAGGGCTGCTCGACGCCGAATGGTCGATGACGGAGTTCCTGCACCTGATTGCGACTGAGCCCGAGATCGCCCGCCTCCCCATCATGATCGACAGTTCGAAGTGGTCGGTCATCGAAGCCGGTCTCCAGGCGATCCAGGGCAAGCCCGTCGTCAATTCGATCAGCCTGAAGGAGGGCGAGGCGGAGTTCCTTCACAAGGCGCGGCTCCTCCGCCGGTACGGCGCCGCCGTGGTCGTCATGGCGTTTGACGAACGGGGCCAGGCCGACACCGTCGAGCGGCGCGTGCAGGTGCTCCAGCGTGCCTACGCTCTGCTCACTCGAGAGGCAGGCATCGATCCGCTCGACATCGTGTTCGATCCGAACGTGCTGGCCATCGGCACGGGGCTCGAGGAGCACGCCACCTATGCCCTGGACTTCCTCGAGGCCACGCGGATGCTCAAGGCGACGTGCCCCGGCGCAAAGGTGAGCGGCGGCATTTCGAACCTGTCGTTTGCGTTTCGCGGCAGCGATCGCGTCCGGGAGGCGATTCACGCGGTGTTTCTCTACCACGCGATCCGCGCCGGCCTCGACATGGGCATTGTCAATGCGGGCCAGCTCGCCGTCTACGAGGATGTGCCGGCGAATCTGCGGGAGCACGTCGAAGACCTGATCTTCAACCGGCGGCCCGACGCCACCGAGCGTCTCGTGCAGCTGGCCACGACGGTCACCGGCGCCGCGCAGGTTCGGGGCGCCGATCTGTCGTGGCGGGAGGGCACGGTGGAGGCGCGTCTCTCGCACGCACTCGTCCACGGCGTGCTCGATTTCATCGATCTGGATGTCGAGGAGGCGCGGCAGAAGTACGAGCGGCCGATTGCCGTCATCGAAGGCCCGCTGATGGACGGGATGAAGACGGTCGGCGAGTTGTTCGGCGCGGGCAAGATGTTCCTTCCGCAGGTGGTCAAGAGCGCCCGTGCGATGAAGCGCGCGGTCGCGCACCTCGAGCCGTTCATGGAGGAGGAGAAGCGGCAAGGCGGCGCCGAGCACCGCCAGCGAGGCACGATCGTGCTCGCCACCGTAAAGGGCGACGTCCACGACATCGGGAAGAACATCGTGGGCGTGGTCCTTGGCTGCAACAACTACAGGGTCGTCGATTTGGGCGTGATGGTGCCGACAGACGTGATTCTGCGCACGGTGGTCGAGGAGCGGGCCGACATGATCGGCCTGAGCGGCCTCATCACGCCGTCGCTCGATGAGATGGTGCAGGTGGCGCGCGAGATGGAGCGGCGCGGCCTGAGGCTGCCGCTCCTGATCGGAGGCGCGACCACCAGCCGCCAGCACACGGCGGTCAAGATCGCGCCCGAATACGGCGGAACGGCGGTCTACGTGCCGGATGCGTCCCGGGTCACTGACGTCGTGTCGAACCTGCTGAGCGAGGCGCGGCACGCGTCGTTCGACGCGGAGAATCGGCAGGCGCAGGCGCAGCTGCGAGAGCGGCACAAGAACCGCCAGGCGCGGGTGCTGCTGGCGTATGACGAGGCGCTGGCGCGGCGGCCGGGCATTGACTGGGCCGTCGAATCGATCGCGATCCCGGCGGCAGCCGGCCAGCGAACCGTTGTGGATGTCGATCTCGGCAGGCTGATGCCGTGGATCGACTGGACATTCTTCTTCGCGGCGTGGGGGCTGAAGGGTCGCTTCCCCGCTCTTCTCCAACACGCCGAGTACGGCGCGGCCGCCCGCGATCTCTACGCCCAGGCGCAGGAGGCTCTGGGCGGGCTTGCTGCCGATGGCACGTTACGGGCTCGCGGCGTCTATGGCATCTGGGCGGCGGCCGCCGATGGCGACGATCTGGTCTGCTTCGGCGACGAAACGCTCCAGCGGGAGGTGGCACGGTTTCCGATGCTGCGCCAGCAGGAGGTGGTCGAAGAAGGCCGTGCGCAACTGTCGCTGGCCGACTTCATCGCCCCACTCGCGAGCCGGCGCGCCGACTATCTCGGCGCGTTTGCCGTGACCGCCGGCATTGGCGCGGAGGCGCTGGCCTCGGGCGCCGCCGCACGACACGACGACTACCACGCGATCATGGTCAAGGCGCTCGCGGATCGGCTGGCTGAAGCGTTCGCGGAGTACCTGCACGCGAGGGTGAGACGCGAGTGGGGCTACGAAACCGGCGAACTGCCGGCCGCGGATCTGACCGCCGGGCGCTATCGGGGCATCAGGCCCGCATTCGGGTATCCGGCCTGCCCCGATCACAGCTCGAAAAGAGCCCTCTTCGACCTGCTCGACGCGCCTGCGGTCGGCATCACGCTGACGGAGAACTGTGCGATGCTGCCGGCGGCGAGCGTCAGCGGGCTCTACTTCGCGAGCCCGCGCGCGAAGTACTTCACCCTCGGGCGGATCGGCCGCGATCAGCTGATCTCTTACGCCGCGCGCAGGAAGATGACGCTGGAGGAAGCCGAACGCTGGCTGGCCCCGAATCTGGCGTGA
- a CDS encoding metalloregulator ArsR/SmtB family transcription factor, which yields MVKAAVIYRLLGDEVRLRLLRVLLRERLNVTELTAVLGVAQSGVSRHLGLLKDAGLVDEEPAGGFTYYGLSPALTSGPLASLWAHLDSDAAGMGGSPLVRGDEARLQEVLRVRRENFDPHASDAGRLVPGRSWAAWSRALACLLPPVEVADLGCGEGYLTLEAARWARHVIAVDRDPEVLRKARALARRRGVTNIIWRRGDIERLPLDSASVDVALLSQALHQAGDPARAVAEAVRILRPGGRLLVLELRPHDQTWVKQRLGDQWLGFADDAIARLLRTAGLVDVSVQLGARGAGGPFAVTIACGCKREPARRARRVRTPSR from the coding sequence ATGGTTAAGGCTGCTGTCATCTACCGGCTGCTCGGCGACGAGGTGCGGCTGCGGCTGCTGCGGGTGCTGCTGCGCGAGCGCCTGAACGTGACCGAATTGACGGCCGTGCTCGGCGTGGCGCAATCCGGCGTGTCGCGTCATCTCGGGCTGCTCAAGGACGCGGGCCTGGTCGACGAGGAACCCGCCGGAGGATTCACCTACTACGGGCTGAGCCCTGCCCTCACCAGCGGGCCGCTCGCCAGCCTCTGGGCGCACCTCGACAGCGACGCAGCCGGCATGGGTGGCAGTCCGCTCGTCCGCGGAGACGAGGCACGCCTCCAGGAAGTGCTCCGCGTGAGGCGCGAGAACTTCGACCCGCACGCCTCAGATGCGGGCCGGCTGGTGCCAGGCCGGAGCTGGGCCGCCTGGTCCCGCGCGCTCGCCTGCCTGCTGCCGCCGGTCGAGGTCGCCGACCTCGGATGTGGCGAAGGCTACCTCACGCTCGAAGCGGCCAGGTGGGCGCGCCACGTGATTGCGGTCGATCGGGACCCGGAGGTGCTGCGCAAAGCCCGCGCGCTCGCCCGCAGGCGCGGCGTCACCAATATCATCTGGAGACGTGGCGATATCGAACGGCTGCCGCTCGATTCGGCCAGCGTCGACGTGGCGTTGTTGTCGCAGGCCCTGCACCAGGCCGGGGACCCGGCCCGGGCGGTCGCGGAGGCCGTTCGCATCCTTCGGCCAGGCGGCCGGCTGCTGGTGCTGGAGCTGCGGCCTCACGACCAGACGTGGGTCAAGCAGCGGCTCGGCGACCAGTGGCTCGGCTTCGCCGACGATGCGATTGCGCGCCTGCTGCGAACAGCCGGGCTCGTCGATGTGAGCGTCCAGCTGGGAGCGCGCGGGGCCGGCGGCCCGTTCGCGGTCACCATCGCCTGCGGATGCAAACGTGAACCTGCGCGGCGCGCCCGGCGCGTCCGCACGCCATCACGGTAG
- a CDS encoding 4Fe-4S dicluster domain-containing protein produces the protein MSRAGFLVNLHRCVGCGSCVLACRIENGRAEELAWRRVLPLNLRRHAAGPTYFLSVACHHCDDPACLRGCPSRAYEKRADGVVVHHEDRCVGCRYCEMTCPFGTPKYDEHQGVVSKCHLCAHRIEQGLAPACVAACPTGALRYQGPGTGADGDSRAGVPGFVDPAGCRPNIRFVAPGGARRTALFNALEEAMRR, from the coding sequence ATGAGCCGCGCGGGATTCCTCGTTAATCTGCATCGGTGCGTCGGATGCGGTTCGTGCGTACTCGCGTGCCGGATCGAGAACGGCCGAGCCGAGGAACTGGCGTGGCGGCGCGTGCTGCCGCTGAACCTGCGGCGGCACGCTGCCGGCCCGACGTATTTCCTGTCGGTCGCGTGCCACCACTGCGACGATCCCGCGTGCCTGCGAGGATGCCCCTCACGCGCCTACGAGAAGCGCGCGGACGGCGTCGTCGTGCATCACGAAGACCGGTGCGTGGGCTGCCGGTACTGCGAGATGACCTGCCCGTTCGGCACGCCGAAGTACGATGAGCACCAGGGCGTCGTCTCCAAGTGCCATCTCTGCGCGCACCGGATCGAGCAGGGGCTCGCACCGGCATGCGTCGCCGCGTGTCCGACGGGAGCGCTGCGGTACCAAGGACCTGGCACCGGCGCGGACGGTGACTCGCGTGCCGGTGTGCCGGGATTCGTTGATCCGGCGGGGTGCAGGCCGAACATCCGGTTTGTTGCGCCGGGAGGCGCGCGCCGTACGGCGTTGTTCAACGCGCTCGAGGAGGCGATGCGGCGATGA